The Sulfurovum sp. TSL1 genomic sequence CTTCACCGATACCTGCAACTTTTTGAGCGATAGCACCACCATCCGTATCAAAACCGAATGTAAAGATGAACGCCATCATAATTGCTACCGTTAATGCACCTAGTAGGTTACCAAGTCCCACTAGACCCCAGTTTCTAAGTATCTGACCTACAGTCACTCCCGGTCGTTTATCGATCCATGCCAATGGCACCAATACAAATACACCTGTCAAGAGATCAAAGCTCATTAAGTAGAGCATAATAAATCCGACAGGGAAGAACGCTGCACCCACAAGACCTGAACCTGTTTTCATCGCAACAGTAATTGCAAATACAGCCGCTAGTGCTAAAATTGCTCCCGCCATGTAAGCACGGATCAGTGTATCTTTTGTAGACATATAGACTTTTGATTCTCCAGAATCAACCATTTTTTTCACAAATTCTGTAGGGGCTAAATAAGACATGATTTACTCCATGTTGTGATCAGTAGTTTTGACATTTTCATTCCTTTTTTTCATTCATAATAGTGTTACAGGCAAAATGATTACCCTATAACTTGATTGCCTCTGGATGATAGACATAATCATCACTCCTTTGTCCAGCAGGATATAACATTTATTAGCGTTATATGTTTTGCTTATGAGTAGTATAATGTAGTTTTGAGTGAATAGTGTTCATCTTATTGTATAAAAAATAATCATTTGAATTCAAGAAGCTTCTGATAGGCAGAGACAAACGTATCAAATATATTGATTTATAAGGTCATACAATGATATGCAAAACCGGTAACCTATAAAAACCTAGACTTCTGTAGAGTTATATTTATCCATGCATAGAGACAAAATCAAGAAAGAAAATGAAATTTAAAATATGATGTATTGGTTTGATAGGGGTCGTGATGACCGTGTGAGTAAATGAAGCAGCACGCTCACTCTCTAACACTCATACTTGCATTAGACTCAGTATCAGTGTTAGCGTGGCGAAATTTTAGAATAACGTACAAGAGCTAGCGAAAGATTCTATGTTAAGCTCCATCAATATATCCTTGACATAAGGTTTTTATGTTATCTGGCACAAGTCAGTTACTTTTTAAAGACATTCCCCAACATACCTTTAATCGCACCTTGCAGATCGGCAGGGTAAATCACAAATTTTGAATTGTCACTTTTACTGATCTGTTCTAAAGAACTGATATATCTGTCACCCAGCAAGAACATGGCAGGAAGTTCCTGATCCTTTATGTTTTCGCTTATCATACGGATAGCTTCTGCTGAAGCATTTGCCAGTGCAACCTGCGCTTGTGCTTCTCTTTTAGCCGCTTCTAGTTTACCGTCTGCTTCTAAGATGGCAGCATTTTTGTTACCTTCAGCGGTGGTCTCTATGGCACGTCTTTCTCTCTCTGCTGCTGCCTGTCTCTCCATGGAGGCCTGCATAGAAGCACTGGGATTAATGTCTTGTATCTCAACAGATTTGACTGTGACACCCCAGTCGGCAACATCATCAATAATGGAGTCTTTGAGTTTAGCTTTAATGTGTTCACGGTTTGAGAGTGCATCATCAAGGCTCATCTCTCCAAGTATAGAACGTAAGGTGGTCATGACAAGCTGCTGTATGGCAACCCTAAAATCCTCTATACCGTAAATGGCATCTCTAGGATTGGTCACACGAGCAAATGTGACAGCATTGGTGTGGATGACTGCATTGTCTTTGGTGATGACCTCTTGTTCAGGAATGTCCAAAATAAGGTCCCTCGTAGAGACACGCTCTCTTACGGATTCAAGATAAGGGATAATAATGTTGAGACCCGGGGTAAGTGTTCGCGTAAATTTACCTAGTCTCTCTACTACCCACTCTTCTCCCTGAGGAACGATATTGATCCCTTTGTAGAGCGTAACGATCACCGCAATGACGAGTATAATAACGATATTTAACATTTCCATTCTTTTTCCTTGAGTTAGTTTGTAGTGATAGGCTCAACTTCTATGAGCTGTCCACTGATCTGTACGATCTTCACACGTGTACCTTGGTCTATATCTACTTTAGAGATCGCATGCCAGGAAGTGTTTCCCAGCACAGGTGTGTCAAAAGTGACTTTTCCTCTGCTGTGTGGTTGTATATCTTCCATCACCACACCCAAGGTATCGAGTCTGTAGTTCGACTGTCCGCTCTCCGTCACAGGCTCTTCTCTGAACCACTTGAACCATACAGCAATGACAACTATGGAGAGTATCATCCAAATGGTGAGTTCCATGGTAAAAGAGGTGTCTAAAAACGTGTCCAGTATACCTACGATAATGGCAGCAATTCCCAGTCCAAGGACAAAAAATGTCCCCATACTCATATCCCAAATAAGCAGTGCCACACCAAAAACGATCCAATGCCACCACAAAACAGTTTCGTTGAGAAATTCGATCAAATTTACTCCTTTCCAATATAAAGATTTATTATAGCATAAAAGACAAATGTGGTTAAAATTTTTGATAATAAGTATTATTTGGGTATAATCGCGAAAATTTTCGTACTTCGTACATCAAGGATAATAAATGTCAACTTTAAATGTATATTATGACAAAGACTGTGATATTAACATCATCAAGTCAAAAACAGTAGCAATGATCGGTTTCGGTTCACAAGGACATGCACATGCAGAAAACCTTAGAGATTCAGGTGTCAATGTTGTTATTGGTGTAAGAGAAGGTGGTTCATCTTGGAAAAAAGCTGCGGCTAAAGGCTTTGAAGTACTTTGCGTTGCAGATGCTACAGCAAAAGCCGATGTGGTTATGATCCTTCTTCCGGATGAGAACCAGGCTGAGATCTATAAAAATGAGATCGAACCTAACCTTAAAGAGGGTGCGACTATCGCATTTGGACACGGATTCAACATCCATTACGGAAGAATCATTCCAAGAGCAGACATCAATGTTACAATGATCGCACCAAAAGCACCGGGACATACGGTTCGTTCTGAGTTCGTAAGAGGTGGTGGTATCCCGGATCTTATCGCGGTTGGTCAAAACCCATCTGGTACAACTAAAGAGTTGGCACTTTCTTATGCATCAGCTATCGGTGGTGGTAGAACAGCGATCATCGAAACTACATTTAAAGATGAAACTGAAACGGATCTTTTCGGAGAGCAGGCAGTACTTTGTGGTGGAGCTGCTTCACTCGTACAAGCTGGTTTCGAAACATTGACGGAAGCTGGTTATGCTCCCGAGCTTGCATACTTTGAATGTCTTCACGAGCTTAAGCTTATCGTTGACCTTATGTTCGAAGGCGGGATCGCTGACATGAGATACTCTATCTCTAACACAGCAGAATATGGTGACTATGTTTCTGGTAAAAGAGTCATCAACGAGCAGTCAAAACAAGCGATGAAAGAGATCTTAAAAGAGATCCAAGATGGTAGATTTGCTAAAGACTTTATCCTTGAAGGACAAGCAGGTTACCCAAGAATGAATGCTGAGCGTAACAATGACAAAGAGAAGTTGATTACTAAAACAGGTAATAAACTTCGTGAAATGATGCCATGGATATCAGCAAACAAGATCGTAGACCAAGAAACTAACTAGTCTTTTTGGTTATTTGCACTCATCTTATGTTGATGAGTGCAGTCAGCTACTTGCACGTAGCCTCCTTTACTCAAGCAACATAATCTAAGCACAAATAATCAAAAATCTTCAGTGAATTTTATTTCTTTACATATTCTTAATGCTACTTTGTTACAATAGCTGAAATTTAAAAACCAGTGGACCTCATGGCAAATCAACCCAAAAGAACAACTACGAAATCTTCTCCCAGAAAAAAACCGGCACAAAAGAGCAGAGGTAGAAAGCCTGCAAAGGGCTCTACTTTCAAAAAAAGTCTTTTGATCGTTCTAGGTGTTTTTTTGATGATAGCTATGGTTGTTTTTGGATATTTTCTGGGTCGGCAGGATAGGATACATGCTCAAAGGCCAAAAACACAGACCTTTAAGCAAGATACCAAAGAGAGTACAAAGAAACTTTTAGAGGGTCTCTCAAAGATCAAAACAGAGACACCACGTGAAAAACAGGAAGTGGCTGTTCAAAAGACACCAAAGGAAGAAAAAAAGACTTCTACCAGACCTTTATTCCCAAAAGAAGTGAACCATGAGAAGGTCGTTACAAAAGCAGAGGTCCCAAAGGCTAAGATCACACATCACAAGATAGCTTCAGATAGTATGCAAAAACCAAAACTCGTGATCATTATAGATGATGTCTCTACAAGCAGTCAGCTCAAGGATATACAAGCAACAGGTATCAAGATCACCCCATCCATATTTCCCCCGTCGCAGCGTTCCGGGGCTTCACACAGATTGGCAAGAGGCTTAGAACATTATATGATCCACCTCCCGATGGAGTCTGGCACTGCACAATTTAACCGACAGGCCAAAACACTTATGACGAATTTTGATCAAGAAGAGATTGAAGCCAGAGTGAAAGAGCTTCGCATACTTTTCCCTACAGCACGTTATATCAATAACCATACAGGTTCTGTATTTACAGACAACTATGTTGAGATGCGGACACTCTATAGGGCACTTCGTAAAGAAGGATTTGTCTTTGTGGATAGTCGAACGATCGCTTCGACCAAAGTCCCCATGATAGCCGAAGAGTTTGGTGATACCTATGTGGCAAGAGATACCTTTATAGACAATGAACAGACTGTCCCTTATATTCATAGACAGCTTCAAAAGGCAGTGAAGAAGGCCAAGAAAAGAGGGTATGCCATCGCTATAGGGCATCCGCATCCAATGACCATGAAAGCGCTCTCAAGTGCAGCAGCCATTTTGAACGAGGTAGAACTGGTCTATTTGGATGAGCTTTACCAATAATATGCACCCCAATGGCATTTCTCCTTTTGGTCAGGGCACAAGATGAATTGCCATACTCTTTTCAAAAGTATGACAATATGCAATATTTTTAAGGTTGACTATACCTCTATGATATCATGGGTGTAAAAAGGCAATGTATGAGTCAAATACTCACCCAATATATACCTGCTTTAGAGGGAATGAAGAAGTATCCATCCACACTTTTTTATAAGGGGCATTTGGATCTGCTGCAGCGACCTAAGGTCTCTATAGTGGGAACAAGACGCCCTTCAAACTACACACGTCACTCTACCTACATGCTTGCCAATGCTTTAGCCAAACGAGGGGTATGCGTGGTCAGTGGTGCAGCCATGGGAGTCGATACGATCGCACACACCGGAGCAGGAGAAGAGAATACCATAGCAGTGGTAGCCAACGGATTGGATATACGTTATCCTGCGGTCAATCAAGATCTTATATCCGGTATAGAGGATAAGGGACTAATGCTTAGCCAGTTCAATGATGGTTTCAGAGCTACAGGATGGAGTTTTGTGGTACGAAATGAGCTTGTCGTTGCACTCGGGGATATCCTTGTCGTTACAGAAGCGGATCTCAACAGTGGTTCCATGCGTTCGGTTGAGTATGCGTTAAAGATGGGTAAAGAGATCTTTGTACTTCCCCAAAGGCTCAACGAAAGTTTGGGCACGAATCAGTTGTTGCACACGATGAAAGCCACAGCGATACATGATATAGAGGTATTTGCCTCTACGTTTGGGCAGATCGCGGATGATGGGCTGGAAAAAGATGATTTTTTTTATTTTTGCCAAAAATCACCTACGTTTGATGAGAGTCTTAAAAAGTTTGGTGACAGGGTGTATGAAGCAGAGCTTGCGGGGATCATTACGATACAAAATGGAATTGTAAGATTGTCTTAGTGAAACATTTCTCCCTGCTGCAAGAGGGAGATAGACTATTTGGCTGTTTTGGAGAGTTGTGAAATGAGTTCTTCCAGTGAAGCTTCGGGGAGCATACCTGCCTGTACAAACTGTACATCTCCCTTTGTGTCCATAGCGACCAAGAAAGGGATACTTCCCCTCCATTGTGCTCTCTGCTGAATATAGTTTACCAATTCAGGTGCTTTCTCTTCGGAGGCTACAATGTAGTTCATCCCCTTCTCTTCTGCAAATTTTTTGACCTCTTCATGGGTATAGCCCTGCACCTCAATAGAGACAATGGCTAAGGTCTCTTTATATTTTTCTTGAAGTTTGATCAAATGTGGAATGGAAGCGAGACAAGGAGGACATTTGTGTCCGAAAAATTCTAGAAAGATGACTTTCCCTTCAAGGCCTTTAATGTTGAGCCCCTGTTCCGTACCTGATACATCATAGGTTTTCCCCGTGATATCGGTCATGGTCATTTCTGCTAAATATCTTTTATCTTCAGCAGCGTGGGTATAGGTTACGAGTGAGAAGAGTAGAAGAGATATCGAGAATAATTTTTTCATAAAATGCACCTTTATAGATAATTTTACAGATTATACACTATGAAGATGTAAAAATCGTGTAATTGGTTCAAATTATGTAAAAGATTTTTTCAAAGAGCATCATAGTTGTATGTAAAAGGGGAGGGAAAAATGATTTAAAAAATAGACCTAAAAAATATTAGGGAGAGAGGTCTATCTTTTTATGATGCTCTTGTAAAAGTATTATAGTGATATAAGGTTAACTGAACACTAATAGAAGATCATATTATAGATATAGGGGGAGGTGAAAATGGATCAGGTATTTTTCAAAGAGCATCTTTGGGACAGAGGAGAAAATGTTTTTAAAAGGAGTCCTAAAATACTTTGTAAAAGGGAGGGGGGAAGATTTTAGGTTTTCTGTCCCTCGATGCTCTTGTAAGTGTAGTGTAATACATGAAGGTTAACCGTATGCAAATAAAGAGTAGTTACACTATAATAGTGCAGTGAGAGAAAGGATATTTGATGATAAAAAAAGTTTTATTGCTGTGTCTGTTTTTAGGTACGTATACATGGGCACAAGGGTTGGCACTTGAAAAGAGAATAGGCCAAATGCTTATGGTCGGTTTTCATGGCACGCATGCATCCAAAGAGAGTCAGATATGTAAAGATATAGAAACCTATAACCTTGGAGCGGTGATTCTATTTGACTATAACCCGGTGGATAAAACGAAACCGAAGAATATTGCCAGCAAAGAACAATTGGCCAGGCTGACCCAAGACCTGCAGGCATGCAGCAGTGACGGAAAATTACTGATCGCTGTAGATCAAGAGGGCGGAAAGGTGCAACGACTTAAACGCAGGTACGGCTTTTACGGTCAATTCCCCAAAGCTTCTGATGTGACCAAAATGGATCAAAACAGCATCAAAGAGACCTATACAAAAATGAGTGAGGAACTCAGCAGTGTGGGGATCAATTACGATCTTGCCCCTGTGGTAGATCTGGATATCAATAGAAAGAACCATGTTATTCATGGCTTAGGACGTTCCTTTGGCAAAGATCCTGAAGTGGTAGCAGCGTATGCTTCTGCATTCATCGATGCCATGCACAGTCACGGTGTACTTACCTCCATCAAGCATTTTCCCGGACACGGCTCGTCGGTTGGTGATACCCACAAAGGTTTTGTGGATGTGACGAACCTTTGGCAGGAAGTCGAACTGGAACCTTACAGACTTTTGAAAGAGAAAGCCGATACCGTTATGGTGGCCCATGTTTTTAACCAAAAGATAGATGCCACATACCCTGCAAGTCTCTCTTATAAGACGATCACCAAGCTGTTGCGCTGGAAACTGGGCTATCATGGTGTGGTGATCACGGATGACCTTCAAATGGGTGCGATCAGTCAAAAGTATGGGTTAAAAAATACACTCAGACTGGCGATCAATGCAGGAGATGACATCTTACTGATAGGGAACCAGCTTGATCCTAAAAAAACGGTCACTACACAGACACTGGTCGAGACCATTAGCTCACTGGTTCAAAGCGGAGAGGTCACAGAGGAGCATATCAACAGAGCATATAAGAGAATTCAGGGATTAAAGAAGAGACTCTAGTTTTTTACTTTCCAAGCCATCGTTCCAAGATGATCTTTGCAGCAATGGAATCAAGTTTCCCGTCTTTTTTGTGTCTGAACTGGCCCATGGTCAGTTCTTTGGCCTCAATACTTGAACTCTGTTCATCCTGATAGGCGACCTCTATATCTAGATCAAGCAGCGACACAAAATGTTTGATACGTCTTTCCATCTCTTCAGAGCTTTCAGCATCTTTAGGCAGACCTACGATGAGTTTTTCTATCTCCCACTCTTCTAAAAATGTCTTGAGGTCCCTTGCTGCCTGATTACGGTTTTTTCGCAAAATGGCATTTTGAGGTATGACGATACTCCCATCGAGGCAGATCGCCACACCTATACGTTTCAGTCCTACATCTATACTGGCTAATTTCATAGTGAAATTGTACCCAAACTTTTATCATCTTCTCTCATAGGCGGTTGTATCTATGATGTATCATAATTGTACTCTCTTGTTCGGGTTTGTCAGAATATAAAATATTATACTTCTAAATAAGTAAAAAAATAAAATCCTTCGATAAAATTGTAGTAGGGAAATGTCAGCATGGAGAGTATTAAATTATCAAAATAAGGTAATATCGTATGTATTTGAACAAAATAAGTATGGCCATTGTAGGCTTAAGCAGTATGGGGTATGCACAGACAGACCAAGGTGCAGGATCGGAAACTTTCTGGCTATGGATCGCTCTCTTCGCTTTGGGAATAGTGGGCATAGCTATATTATTTGTTACATCTTATCAAACACAGAAGTTGAAAGAGTTTTACAAGTCCATGTTCGAGAAACAGTTGGAGATGGAAAGAAATCAAAATCTCCTGCTTGCCAATATGAGTGAAAATGTTCATAATATTGCGAAGCAGACACTTGAAGAAACGCAGCAACTCTCCAAAACATCCACACATAAAGATACAGTTTTAGGAAACCCTGAAAGTAGACTTTTAGATGTGACACATGATCTTTTGGATTTTCTCAGGTTAAAATCAAAACAGGTTGAGATCGTCAATGAAGCGTTTAATATCAATAACGTATTGAATGAAGTGTCAGGATCTATATGCTCACAATTTTTGGGCAGCAAGGCCGAACTTATTTTTGATATACATAAAAATGTTCCACGACACTTGGTGGGAGACTCTTTGCATTTGGGACAAACACTCAAAAGTATACTTGAATACCTGATGGGACAAGCGGATCTGGATGAAGTCAAATTAGAAGTTTCTATGTTTGATTCATTTGAAGAAGAAGTGGAACTTCAGTTCCACTTCTCTGATAAAGGAAAAGGGATTGATCCTAAAACATTGGAAAATCTGTTTGTACCGTATTATGATGTTGAAACGGGTAAATACGTAGGTTTAGGGCTTTTTGTCGCCAATGCATTGGTGGATATGATGAAGGGAAAACTCATAGTAGAGAGCGTAGAGGAAAAAGGAAGTACCTTTACACTGACCCTGCCTTTTGACATAGTGAACAAATCGGATCAGAGAAGATACCGCCTGCCTGAGAAAACATTGATAGAGAAAAAGGTATTTATTGTTGACAGTAATTATAATTCAGCGCTGGCTGTCAAAAGAATGTTCACCTATTTCAGACATGAGGTGACGGTGCTTTCTAAAAAAGAATTCATGAAAACTATGCCTAACCTTACCTCTTATGATATCGTTATTTTGGAAGAAAGTCTCTTCGATATCAGATTGATAGAGTACCTCAATACTATCAAGATGGACAAAGAACTGAAAGTGATCGCGCTTCATTCACTGCTTGTGTCCAATCAAAATAAAGTTCTGGATGAGGTGATCGATGCACATCTCTTTAAACCACTCAATCAAGAGCGTGTGTTTGAACTGATCGTCAATATGTATGATATTAAAGTACCTCTTGAGGAAGAAGAACAGAAAGATGAAACGAAACAGGCACAAACCTTCAGAAAAGATATGATCGAGACAAAAGGTATCACGCAAAACTCTTTTAAAGCGTTTTCCGGAAAAAATATTCTGCTGGTAGAAGACAACCTCATTAACCAGAAAGTACTGCTTAACCTGCTGCATCTTTCCGAAATGAATATCAGTGTGGCAAACAACGGACAAGAAGCCGTTGATATGGTGAAGCAGAGTGAGATCCCATTTGATCTGGTACTTATGGATATCAATATGCCGATCATGGATGGTTTTGCAGCGACACAAACGATACGTCTTGACAGTCAGTATGATGCTATGCCTATCGTTGCCTTTACAGCATTGGTCCTTGAGAGTGAAATAGATAAGATGTTCAACTGCGGTATCAATGCGTTTTTATCAAAACCGCTCAATATAGGCAAGCTCTATACGGTATTCTCTACCTATCTTGGTGATGCGGAATCCGAGAAGAAAGACAGTGAGCCTAAAGAGACCCTTAGTTATCAGGGGATCAATATTCATGAGGGTATCAGCCATGCCAATAACAGTGAAGCGCTCTATCGAGAAATATTGAAAGAGTTTACGACCGCCTATGGTACCAGTGATGAGATCTTCACTAAATTGATAAAAGAACACCGATATGAACAGGTAAAGATGTTATGTGTAGATATGAGAGGATTGACAGGCGCTATCGGTGCAGAGGATATGCATGATTTGATCAATGATATCCTGCATCAGATCCTCTATAAGAAGTATGAACTCCTTGCCAATTATGATGAGAAGTATAAATCCGGGATACAAACATTGAATCGTTCTATCGAACAGTATATTACAGCAGCTTGATCACTGTTGCAATTAACGGATCTCCGCAATGAAGGCATCTTTTTGGATCTGTTTTTTGATAGTATCTAAAAGTGCCACAGCATCGGATCTTTGTCTGTAGGGTCCTATAAGAAGTTTGATGATCTCTTTGCCCTGGAGAGAAAATGCGATAAGCTTATAGTGGTATCCTGCTCTAGTAATTTTCTGAAGCAATGCATCCTGTGGTCTTCCGGAGAAGGAGCCTAACTGTACATAAAAGTTGCCTAAAACATGTTTCTGTGTGACTTTAGGCAATGTAGTGACGGGAGAAACTTTGTCTTTTAACGCTTCTTTTGTTTTCCATGGTTTGGTATCGTCCATTGCGATCTTTTCTTTTGAATCAGGAAAATATCTTCGGCAGATACGCAGTCTTTTTTTATAATATGGTGAAGTATTGAGGTTGGAATAGACGATCTCATATTCAGTGGTGCTTGCATGGGTAAACCAGCCGTTACCCAGATACATACCTACATGGGTGATATTTCCTTTGGGATCTTTGTCCGTGTCAAAGAAGATGAGGTCACCATAGACCAGTTCATTCATTTTGATCTCATTTCCGTTTTTTGCCTGTTCTCTGGCAACTCGGGGTATCTCTATACCCATACTGCCGTACAGATAGTAGGTAAAACCGGAACAGTCAAACTGATCGGGACCTTCCTCTGCCCACACATAAGGCTTTCCCTGAAGTTCTTTCACCATTTTGTCAAGGTGCTGTTTACTGGGTGCATATTTGATCATCGGTTTTTGAATCGCATAATTGGGATTTTTAGGATGAGGATCAGGTTTACATGCAGTAAGCAGCACTAAGAGTGTAAAGGTGAAGGAGAGAGAGACGATCTTTTTCATACGTTTAGGATAGATGACTCCATTGAAATTCACTGGATCAACGCTTTAGCTCGGTACAGCTTTTTTAGGCAGTTTCATGCCTGGCTGCCACGGTGTGGTATAGCGTGAAGTCGTAATTTCCATTTTTTCCAAAGGGACATCACAATTCATATATTTTGCACGTTCATCTTCACTCAAATAGCGTTTACATACTTTCATACGTTTGACATAGATGGGTTCTTTGTCAAAGTGACTGACCGTGACCCTTCTATCCTTACTGCTCGCATGTGCGAACCACCCATCACCTAGATAGATACCTACATGATTGATCGTTTTGCTTCTTTTGTTTGGAGAACCGAAAAAGATGAGGTCACCGTAATATAAGTTCTTAAACTTCACCTGTTTACCCATCTTTGCCTGTTCCCTTGCAACACGGGGGATCTCTATCCCCATAGATCCGTAAATATTATAGGTAAGTCCTGAACAATCAAAGGCATAAGGCCCTTCTTCTGCCCATACATAAGGTTTTCCAAGATAAGAATAGAGCAGATCCTGAATATTATTTCTGTTGGGAGTGCAGGTTTTTTCAGGTTTGATGATTTCATAATTGGGGTAACTGTAGGGCTTCTTCTGCGCACACCCGTTCAAAAGAAACAGGGTTGAAATAAAGAGTAAAATATATTCACATTTGACTTTCATAGGTATACCTCTCTACAATATTAACATCGCATCCCCATAGGAGAAAAATCTATACTTTTTCTCTATGGCCTCTTTATATAAGTCTAACGTTTTTTCTCTTCCGATAAAAGAAGAGACAAGCATGATAAGGGTACTTTTAGGCAAATGAAAATTGGTGAGTAGATAGGTGACTCTTTGGGGCGGATTGGAAGGATTTAAGAAGAGATCACACTCCCCCTGTGTCTTTTTCGTCCGTGCATAATACTCGATCGTTCTGGTCACGGTTGTCCCTATGGCCAACAGAGGAGTATCGCTGTCAAGTACTTTTGCAGAGGTTTCAGGAATTTCAAAATACTCAGAGTGCATAGGATGGTCCAGTATCTCTTCGGCTTCGACAGGTTTAAAAGTGCCCGCACCCACATGGAGTGTGACCGTATGTGTTTTATGTCTCGCTTTTAACGCGGTGAAAAGTTCAGGGGTAAAATGAAGAGAAGCAGTAGGGGCGGCCACAGCACCGGCATTTTTGGCAAAGAGCGTTTGGTAGTCTGTTTCATCTTCTTGATTGTCTTCTCTTTGCATATAGGGCGGCAAAGGGATATGCCCTATGGTATCAAGCACAAGCACCAGTTCCTCAAAACGTATCTCTTTGCCATGATGTGTAAACGTCACGATACGTGAACCGTCATCATTTAATCCTGTCACCGTAGCTACAAGTGCATCATCAAAAACAAGTTCCGTGCCTATCTTGACCTTGCCCCGGATGAGTACAAGATAATGGTGTGCATCCAAGG encodes the following:
- a CDS encoding formate/nitrite transporter family protein; this encodes MSYLAPTEFVKKMVDSGESKVYMSTKDTLIRAYMAGAILALAAVFAITVAMKTGSGLVGAAFFPVGFIMLYLMSFDLLTGVFVLVPLAWIDKRPGVTVGQILRNWGLVGLGNLLGALTVAIMMAFIFTFGFDTDGGAIAQKVAGIGEARTLGYQAHGISGWFTVFIRGMLCNWMVAMGVVGAMISTTVSGKAIAMWMPIMLFFFMGFEHSIVNMFLFPFSLIMGGDFTVVDYLLWNEVPVALGNLTGGLLFTGLTLYATHIKTGAKRELNNASYKSKNPSAA
- a CDS encoding SPFH domain-containing protein, yielding MEMLNIVIILVIAVIVTLYKGINIVPQGEEWVVERLGKFTRTLTPGLNIIIPYLESVRERVSTRDLILDIPEQEVITKDNAVIHTNAVTFARVTNPRDAIYGIEDFRVAIQQLVMTTLRSILGEMSLDDALSNREHIKAKLKDSIIDDVADWGVTVKSVEIQDINPSASMQASMERQAAAERERRAIETTAEGNKNAAILEADGKLEAAKREAQAQVALANASAEAIRMISENIKDQELPAMFLLGDRYISSLEQISKSDNSKFVIYPADLQGAIKGMLGNVFKK
- a CDS encoding NfeD family protein — encoded protein: MIEFLNETVLWWHWIVFGVALLIWDMSMGTFFVLGLGIAAIIVGILDTFLDTSFTMELTIWMILSIVVIAVWFKWFREEPVTESGQSNYRLDTLGVVMEDIQPHSRGKVTFDTPVLGNTSWHAISKVDIDQGTRVKIVQISGQLIEVEPITTN
- the ilvC gene encoding ketol-acid reductoisomerase — translated: MSTLNVYYDKDCDINIIKSKTVAMIGFGSQGHAHAENLRDSGVNVVIGVREGGSSWKKAAAKGFEVLCVADATAKADVVMILLPDENQAEIYKNEIEPNLKEGATIAFGHGFNIHYGRIIPRADINVTMIAPKAPGHTVRSEFVRGGGIPDLIAVGQNPSGTTKELALSYASAIGGGRTAIIETTFKDETETDLFGEQAVLCGGAASLVQAGFETLTEAGYAPELAYFECLHELKLIVDLMFEGGIADMRYSISNTAEYGDYVSGKRVINEQSKQAMKEILKEIQDGRFAKDFILEGQAGYPRMNAERNNDKEKLITKTGNKLREMMPWISANKIVDQETN
- a CDS encoding divergent polysaccharide deacetylase family protein; this encodes MANQPKRTTTKSSPRKKPAQKSRGRKPAKGSTFKKSLLIVLGVFLMIAMVVFGYFLGRQDRIHAQRPKTQTFKQDTKESTKKLLEGLSKIKTETPREKQEVAVQKTPKEEKKTSTRPLFPKEVNHEKVVTKAEVPKAKITHHKIASDSMQKPKLVIIIDDVSTSSQLKDIQATGIKITPSIFPPSQRSGASHRLARGLEHYMIHLPMESGTAQFNRQAKTLMTNFDQEEIEARVKELRILFPTARYINNHTGSVFTDNYVEMRTLYRALRKEGFVFVDSRTIASTKVPMIAEEFGDTYVARDTFIDNEQTVPYIHRQLQKAVKKAKKRGYAIAIGHPHPMTMKALSSAAAILNEVELVYLDELYQ
- a CDS encoding DNA-processing protein DprA, with translation MSQILTQYIPALEGMKKYPSTLFYKGHLDLLQRPKVSIVGTRRPSNYTRHSTYMLANALAKRGVCVVSGAAMGVDTIAHTGAGEENTIAVVANGLDIRYPAVNQDLISGIEDKGLMLSQFNDGFRATGWSFVVRNELVVALGDILVVTEADLNSGSMRSVEYALKMGKEIFVLPQRLNESLGTNQLLHTMKATAIHDIEVFASTFGQIADDGLEKDDFFYFCQKSPTFDESLKKFGDRVYEAELAGIITIQNGIVRLS
- a CDS encoding TlpA disulfide reductase family protein, which codes for MKKLFSISLLLFSLVTYTHAAEDKRYLAEMTMTDITGKTYDVSGTEQGLNIKGLEGKVIFLEFFGHKCPPCLASIPHLIKLQEKYKETLAIVSIEVQGYTHEEVKKFAEEKGMNYIVASEEKAPELVNYIQQRAQWRGSIPFLVAMDTKGDVQFVQAGMLPEASLEELISQLSKTAK
- a CDS encoding glycoside hydrolase family 3 protein — translated: MIKKVLLLCLFLGTYTWAQGLALEKRIGQMLMVGFHGTHASKESQICKDIETYNLGAVILFDYNPVDKTKPKNIASKEQLARLTQDLQACSSDGKLLIAVDQEGGKVQRLKRRYGFYGQFPKASDVTKMDQNSIKETYTKMSEELSSVGINYDLAPVVDLDINRKNHVIHGLGRSFGKDPEVVAAYASAFIDAMHSHGVLTSIKHFPGHGSSVGDTHKGFVDVTNLWQEVELEPYRLLKEKADTVMVAHVFNQKIDATYPASLSYKTITKLLRWKLGYHGVVITDDLQMGAISQKYGLKNTLRLAINAGDDILLIGNQLDPKKTVTTQTLVETISSLVQSGEVTEEHINRAYKRIQGLKKRL
- the ruvX gene encoding Holliday junction resolvase RuvX; this translates as MKLASIDVGLKRIGVAICLDGSIVIPQNAILRKNRNQAARDLKTFLEEWEIEKLIVGLPKDAESSEEMERRIKHFVSLLDLDIEVAYQDEQSSSIEAKELTMGQFRHKKDGKLDSIAAKIILERWLGK